From a region of the Osmia lignaria lignaria isolate PbOS001 chromosome 10, iyOsmLign1, whole genome shotgun sequence genome:
- the LOC117611603 gene encoding carbohydrate sulfotransferase 11, with protein sequence MIRSYKRGTIQILKCIISCGLAFFVIKLLLIGDESKPLPEFGDREKLMIEAENDNSNRISTIRNTCQKYNLGIYKKIGGSSIFKHPPTPQYSVFYIVRNHGLSYCPIYKAGSTTWIYNLCLLMNVSEKELNGGKEQISTIARRLIPELEFPEADQALKATKKLLVVRQPFERLLSAYRDKLENSVAGREHGTLHFYRKYGGKIVEKYREKNFTKPRDDQVIRRKDIPEPAGIEPTFKEFVQYLIDTDLASYGDDHWMPYYFFCTPCIVNYDIIAKVETLWRDQIYTIHKLQLQEVIKPRWRHSGGYSNASRIYFSQLNRDMVEKLYEKFKLDFELFDYSPKVYFQYATST encoded by the exons ATGATTAGAAGTTATAAAAGAGGgacaattcaaattttaaaatgtaTCATCAGTTGTGGATTAgctttttttgttataaaattgcTACTTATTGGAGATGAAAGTAAACCACTGCCCGAGTTCGGTGATAGAGAGAAACTGATG ATTGAAGCAGAGAATGATAATTCCAATAGAATATCGACGATAAGAAATACTTGTCAAAAGTACAATTTAGGGATCTATAAGAAAATTGGTGGATCTTCTATTTTTAAACATCCGCCTACACCACAATACAGTGTTTTTTATATAGTCAG GAATCACGGTCTATCATACTGTCCGATTTACAAAGCTGGTAGTACAACATGGATTTACAACTTATGTCTTCTAATGAACGTGTCCGAGAAGGAACTAAACGGTGGAAAGGAGCAGATATCGACCATTGCCAGAAGGCTAATACCGGAACTAGAGTTTCCAGAAGCCGACCAG GCTTTAAAAGCAACGAAGAAACTGCTGGTGGTAAGGCAGCCATTTGAAAGATTGTTGAGCGCGTATCGCGATAAGCTGGAAAACTCCGTGGCTGGAAGGGAACACGGGACACTTCACTTTTATCGGAAATACGGTGGCAAGATTGTTGAAAAGTACCGTG AGAAGAATTTCACAAAACCTCGGGATGATCAAGTGATTAGAAGAAAGGACATACCTGAACCAGCGGGAATTGAGCCGACTTTCAAAGaatttgtacaatatttaattGATACTGATTTGGCCAGCTATGGGGACGATCATTGGATGCCTTACTATTTCTTTTGTACACCTTGTATCGTTAATTATGATATAATTGCAAAG GTAGAAACATTGTGGAGGGACCAGATTTATACGATCCATAAATTACAGCTGCAAGAGGTAATTAAACCGAGATGGCGACATAGCGGCGGGTACTCGAATGCGTCGAGAATATATTTCAGTCAATTGAACCGAGATATGGTGgaaaaattgtatgaaaaattcaaattagacTTTGAGTTGTTCGATTATTCGCCTAAGGTTTATTTCCAATATGCAACTTCTACTTAG
- the senju gene encoding UDP-galactose transporter senju — MGSINWGELFPGRWSPVIFISYMALFVNQGIIVTWSQRDGHYEYNIVMVVLMTEVLKLLASIILYCKDNSVSSLIQEVTRNKKVLLLYTIPSFLYCLYNNLAFINLAAFDPTTYYVLLQLRVVMTGIIFQVVFDKKLSLKQWFSLVLLTIGCMVKHLELDLNVNIFKAKVNLNSNIILIFVQTICSCLAGVYNEYLLKEQGASINIFVQNVFMYVDSIFCNFSVFVLLYIFENSTSNIFKDASPSILLQPKVILIMLNNTAIGIITSLFLKNLNSILKTFASALELLFTAVLCWLIFSIPIHLNTVVSIAMVSYAVILYSQHPVQNVKTKERTKADSIV; from the exons ATGGGTTCCATCAACTGGGGGGAATTATTCCCGGGAAGATGGAGTCCtgtcatttttatttcgtacatGGCCCTTTTTGTAAATCAAG GTATTATTGTAACTTGGTCTCAAAGAGATGGACACTACGAATATAACATTGTTATGGTAGTATTAATGACAGAGGTGTTAAAACTGCTTGCCTCAATTATTTTGTATTGCAAAGA CAATAGTGTCTCAAGTCTCATTCAAGAAGTAACTAGAAATAAAAAAG TGTTACTTCTGTACACAATaccttcatttttatattgtcTGTACAATAATTTGGCATTTATCAACTTGGCTGCATTTGATCCAACAACTTATTATGTTTTATTGCAACTTCGTGTTGTTATGACTGGAATTATTTTCCAA GTCGTTTTTGATAAGAAATTGTCACTTAAGCAATGGTTTTCATTAGTATTGTTAACTATTGGATGTATGGTGAAACATTTAGAGTTGGACTTAAATGTCAATATATTTAAGGCCAAAGTTAACTTAAatagtaatataattttaatatttgtacaG ACTATTTGTTCTTGCCTAGCTGGAGTATACAATGAATATTTACTTAAAGAACAGGGAGCAAGCATCAATATTTTTGTACAGAATGTATTTATGTATGTTGACAgtatattttgcaatttttcagtTTTTGTATTACtttacatttttgaaaatagcACATCTAATATATTTAAAGACGCCAGTCCTAGTATACTTTTACAACCAAaggttattttaattatgttaaataatacAGCAATCGGAATAATAACAAGTTTGTTTCTaaagaatttaaattcaattttaaaaacgTTTGCTAGCGCATTAGAATTACTATTTACAGCAGTCCTGTGTTGGTTAATATTCAGTATTCCTATTCATTTAAATACTGTAGTTTCGATTGCTATGGTGAGTTATGCAGTGATATTATATTCGCAACATCCAGTACAAAATGttaaaacgaaagaaagaacaaaGGCTGATAGTAtagtttaa
- the TBC1D23 gene encoding TBC1 domain family member 23, with protein sequence MALQEDENTWVLELEAALLDTEAPSASDIYAICKGQAVPTNLRPDVWQACLDVIDRGNQLNHFNEVFDLPEQNIIRDDCQQLVAKLGNDDEDKVSVVSDLESILTFYCKSKRKQYERGNGWIELLGPLIALKLPRSPTYNLFEAIIDIYIPRGETYSSVLRLLLLYHEPELCSFLDTKRVSPDQYTKGWVTTLFAGVCSLPAVCTMWDLYFMQADPFFMLFLSLIMVINAREQILSMKDNDKQSIIDAIAALPCALEAEDVTDFCSLAQYYAMKTPSSFKHDLYPVMFGESFDEKYISHALCLPVSAQELVENSIESPSVPNTSVESVRFFLVDCRPAEQYNAGHLPTAFHLDCNLMLQEPAAFATAVQGLLQAQRQALAVGSQAGGEHLCFLGSGRQEEDRYTHMVVASFLQKHTQYVSMVTSGYQAIHEYFGDEVVSSLIDHNSQHCLVCNANISETNSNETSPVKVKNNNSDFLGKIKKVKGKLFDYIVNPSASVHSNMENRNSKDLEYSKRQRKTGPVFSIDDDQELDMTMTNNESEEPIEVVSIQQWMKDPKLLHSFKCEEVKVNGDLCDSILLVTDTHLIVLREIQERKGAAHVIVKRPLTSIVKITSRKKYSDLITFKYGTTQYNDTVISDMDKFLIPNASEATKLITQQILKQLKTSN encoded by the exons ATGGCACTACAAGAAGATGAAAACACCTG ggTATTGGAGCTGGAAGCAGCTCTTCTTGATACCGAAGCACCATCAGCATCTGACATATATGCAATTTGCAAAGGACAAGCAGTTCCTACAAATTTAAGGCCAGACGTATGGCAGGCTTGCTTAGATGTTATTGATCGGGGTAATCAATTAAATCACTTCAATGAAGTTTTTGATTTACCTGAACAAAATATTATTCGTGATGATTGTCAGCAATTAGTTG CTAAGCTAGGAAATGATGATGAAGACAAAGTTTCTGTTGTTTCTGATTTAGAGtctattttaacattttactgtaaaagtaaaaggaAGCAATATGAAAGAGGAAATGGATGGATAGAATTATTGGGTCCATTGATAGCTTTAAAACTTCCACGTAGTCCAACATATAATTTGTTTGAAGCTATAATAGACATTTATATTCCTAG aGGTGAAACATATAGTTCTGTATTAAGATTGTTACTACTTTATCATGAACCAGAATTATGTTCTTTTTTGGATACAAAAAGAGTATCTCCTGATCAGTATACAAAAGGATGGGTGACTACTTTATTTGCTGGTGTGTGTTCATTGCCAGCTGTTTGTACAATGTGGGATCTATACTTTATGCAAGCTGATCCATTTTTTATGTTGTTTCTTTCACTCATTATGGTAATAAATGCCAG GGAGCAAATTTTAAGTATGAAAGATAATGACAAGCAAAGTATAATTGATGCAATTGCTGCTTTACCTTGCGCTTTGGAAGCAGAAGATGTAACAGATTTTTGTTCGTTAGCACAGTATTATGCAATGAAGACACCGTCGTCTTTCAAACACGATTTATATCCTGTTATGTTCGGTGAAAGTTTCGATGAGAAGTATATATCGCATGCACTTTGCTTACCAGTATCTGCCCAAGAATTAGTTGAAAATTCTATCGAAAGTCCGTCCGTACCTAATACCTCGGTTGAGTCTGTTAGATTTTTTTTAGTGGATTGTAGGCCTGCAGAGCAATATAATGCAGGACATCTGCCAACCGCGTTTCATTTAGATTGCAATTTG ATGCTCCAAGAACCCGCTGCTTTTGCCACGGCAGTGCAAGGATTGTTGCAGGCTCAACGACAAGCACTTGCTGTTGGATCACAAGCCGGCGGAGAACATCTTTGTTTCTTAGGAAGCGGTAGACAAGAGGAAGATCGTTATACGCATATGGTAGTTGCGTCCTTTTTACAAAAGCATACGCAGTATGTTAGTATGGTTACATCGGGATATCAAG CTATACACGAATATTTTGGCGATGAAGTTGTTTCTAGTCTTATTGATCATAATTCGCAACATTGTTTAGTGTGCAATGCTAATATATCCGAGACAAATTCAAACGAAACAAGCCCTGTCAAGGTTAAGAATAATAATTCTGATTTTCTTGGGAAGATCAAGAAAGTAAAAGGAAAGTTATTTGATTATATTGTTAATCCATCGGCAAGTGTCCATAGTAACATGGAGAATAGAAATAGCAAAGATTTAGAGTATAGTAAACGACAAAGAAAAACAGGTCCAGTATTTAGTATAGACGATGATCAAGAATTGG ATATGACAATGACGAATAATGAAAGTGAGGAACCGATTGAAGTAGTATCGATTCAACAATGGATGAAGGATCCAAAATTGTTACATTCCTTTAAATGTGAAGAAGTGAAAGTTAATGGAGATCTCTGTGATag TATACTTTTAGTTACTGACACTCATCTTATAGTACTTCGAGAAATACAAGAACGGAAGGGTGCAGCGCacgtaattgttaaacgtccGTTAACGAGTATTGTTAAAATAACAtctagaaaaaaatattcagaTTTGATTACATTTAAATATGGTACCACACAGTATAATGACACAGTTATTTCAGATATGGATAAGTTTCTTATTCCTAATGCTAGCGAGGCTACTAAATTGATTACACAACAAATTTTGAAGCAATTAAAAACGTCGAATTAA
- the Tom70 gene encoding translocase of outer membrane 70, protein MTGASGASSVTSSPLPKWQLALAVAAPVALGLGYMYYKNNTNNKPSSKSNRGKSKGSSKENGTPATDKQISIDIDYPPKSTSEPETLLEKAQKYKNEGNEQFKKGKYDEAIIQYNLAIEICPKENTEVLATFYQNRAAAYEQLKKYSAVKADCTKALELKPKYAKALLRRARAMEHCNDLESALEDVTAACILENFSNQTTILMADRVLKQLGRQHAMEHLANKKLIMPSKYFIKTYISTFPKDPVFVRLQNANDGNISQGLLKVLESVKEQNYDDVIPLCNEELDSSEPNTLLHRMEVLLTRATFYLLLGQHDAAIEDLGTIIDNDSVSNGVKVNALIKRATLFMQLENAEKSFCDFKMAAELDPECGDIYHHRGQVNLLMENIDEAREDFRKAVELNPNFGVAFVQKCYADYRYGIVKRDMEVIREAMKGFEQAVEKFPDCPECYTLYAQMLSETQDYQKADRYFAKAIEKDPTNATVHVHRGLLQLQWNADVDKAVEYINKALLLDDKCEYGYETLGTIEVQRGNLTEAIKLFDKALALGRTAMELTHIFSLRDAAKTQLTIKDKLGSSIMFNFQNVS, encoded by the exons ATGACGGGTGCAAGTGGCGCGAGTAGCGTGACCAGTAGCCCGCTACCAAAATGGCAACTCGCTTTGGCTGTTGCAGCGCCGGTTGCTTTAGGGCTCGgatatatgtattataaaaaCAATACTAACAATAAGCCATCCTCAAAATCAAATCGTGGTAAATCAAAGGGTAGCTCAAAGGAAAATGGCACACCAGCCACTGACAAACAAATTTCAATTGACATCGATTACCCACCAAAAAGTACATCTGAACCTGAG ACTCTATTGGAGAAAgctcaaaaatacaaaaatgaagGAAACGAACAGTTTAAAAAGGGAAAGTACGATGAAgcaataatacaatacaatctTGCAATTGAAATATGTCCTAAGGAAAATACAGAAGTTcttgctactttttatcaaaATAGAGCTGCTGCTTATGAACAATTG AAAAAGTATAGTGCTGTCAAAGCAGATTGTACAAAAGCCTTAGAATTAAAACCAAAGTATGCAAAAGCATTATTACGTAGGGCAAGGGCAATGGAACACTGTAATGATTTAGAGTCAGCTTTGGAAGATGTTACTGCTGCatgtattttggaaaatttttctaatcaaACAACAATTTTAATGGCAGATAGAGTTTTAAAGCAATTAG GTAGACAACATGCAATGGAACATTTGGCaaacaagaaattaataatgcctagcaaatattttattaaaacatatATTAGTACTTTCCCTAAAGATCCTGTTTTTGTAAGGCTTCAAAATGCCAATGATGGTAATATTTCTCA GGGTCTTCTAAAAGTTTTAGAATCTGTGAAAGAACAAAATTATGATGATGTAATACCCTTATGCAATGAAGAACTTGATAGTTCTGAACCAAATACACTGTTACACAGAATGGAAGTATTACTCACAAGAGCCACATTTTACCTTTTATTAGGACAGCATGATGCTGCAATTGAAGATCTTGGAACTATTATAGATAACGATTCTGTTTCAAATGGTGTGAAAGTAAATGCTTTGATAAAAAGGGCTACTTTATTTATGCAACTGGAAAATGCAGAAAAAAGTTTTTGTGATTTTAAAATGGCTGCTGAGCTTGATCCCGAGTGTGGTGACATTTATCATCATAGAGGACAG GTAAACTTACTTATGGAAAACATAGATGAAGCCAGGGAAGATTTTAGAAAAGCTGTTGAACTTAATCCCAACTTTGGAGTAGCATTTGTACAGAAGTGCTATGCAGATTATCGTTATGGTATAGTAAAAAGGGATATGGAAGTAATAAGAGAAGCTATGAAAGGTTTTGAACAAGCAGTTGAGAAATTTCCAGACTGTCCCGAATGTTATACCTTGTATGCCCAG ATGTTGTCGGAAACACAAGATTATCAGAAAGCAGATAGGTACTTTGCTAAAGCAATTGAAAAAGACCCAACTAATGCAACAGTCCATGTGCACAGAGGTTTATTACAGTTACAATGGAATGCTGATGTTGATAAAGCTGTTGAATATATCAATAAAGCATTGTTATTAGATGACAAATGTGAATATGGATATGAAACATTAGGAACAATTGAAGTTCAAAG AGGAAATTTAACAGaagcaataaaattatttgacaAGGCCTTAGCATTAGGTCGCACAGCCATGGAGCTTACACATATTTTCAGTCTGAGAGATGCTGCAAAAACGCAACTTACAATAAAAGATAAACTAGGTTCCAGTATAATGTTTAATTTCCAAAATGTTTCATAA